Part of the Triticum aestivum cultivar Chinese Spring chromosome 4D, IWGSC CS RefSeq v2.1, whole genome shotgun sequence genome is shown below.
GACCTGGTAGTGATGGTATCCCAAAGTACTCAGATAGTTGGCATGTAGTGAAGGAAACTGCAAGGTGAGGGTCATTAAAGCTTCGATTAGAGAAAGTTTTGGACGGCAttaccatttcacggaatctgatGTTAAGCCATGGTTTATATATCTTATTGGCTTATCTAATATCTAATATGCACCCTACCTGGCTGTCTTCTCTCAAGCTTGGTCTACACTTTTGCCCACTAATCATCTATATTCTTCATTAATCTGTAGAAACCTGTTATAATTGAGGATGTtgcatgccatgtattttgttgcgaCTTTGCTGGTCCTGAATGTTGGTTGTGCTACAATTTTGAGCAACGGTAACGCTTACACATTTTGTTTGAATTCTCAATTTCTGCTGCAGGTACGAAGGTGTCCGTGGATTTTACAGGGGCATCACGTCCAATCTACTGAAGAACCTTCCAGCAGCTTCCGTCACATTTGTGGTGTATGAAAATGTTATCAAACTATTCAGAGCAACCAAGGAGAAGACATAGTTCCAACCTGCAACTGGAGCCAAGAGAAACATAGGAGGAAATAGGAAAGATACTACTGTTCCATGCAAATACAGAATCTGTTCATTCACCACACTATCCGAGCTCAACGTGATGTTCCATCACATTTCCCAGTTCAGCTCTTATTCATTTAACACAAACTGAATTTAGTTTGGCGAACTTGTTTTTTGTAGAGAAAATTCATTTTCTAAGAAACAGCTCATTGGTTCATGTTGTCCAGTTGAATGCTTGTTGAAGATAGGGCTCTGGTTCTATGTGTGGTTCAACGTGTGATTGTGTCAGTTAATTTTTACGGAAACGCTTGGGGTTCACCCGGCTGATTTCTGGGAGAAATTTGCCGCCGTGACGCTTGCCGTGGGGCCCAGAAACATTGCATTGCCCTCCCTCTAGACACTCATCTCATTCGTCCCATTTCTCCTTCCTCCATTGACCACTGCTGCCATCGAGCTACAGCCTCGCTCGCGCGATGCAAAGAGGGGGGAACCATGGACTCTTTGCCTCCCGCATCGGGGCAGCTTGTGATGCGGCGGCGACAGCCGGTGGTGGCTACTTGAAAGGAGGGATGCGGAGATCTGTGAGCTTGGTGAGACAGTGTTGTTGCGAGGCACACAACGACTGCTACGAGGATGACGGCCACCCAATTCATAGGTGTTGCAATTGGGATTTGATGGATTGCAATGTCGATGATGCTTCTGAAACATGGTCAGTGTTGCAATGAAAGAGACGAGGGAAACACTGGAGCCGCTTGATGGATTACAACGTCCTTAATGTTTCTGAAacataggccttgtttcaaaggaAAAAAAAACGGTCCGACGGAGAGCGCAACAGGCTCATGTTGCAAAGCGCCAAGCGCAACACGATCCTTGTTGCAAAGGAGGGCGGTGCCGTGGAGAGATCAGACCGGACGTGTAGCGCTTCCCTAATTATGAGAACACGTTAATACAACCAACGACGAACCAACCAGTgtttggatggttagagggactgtggtatccccaacccaccagggttcaagtcctctgTTCGTAAATACTTGttggaaaaatgaataaaaatgaacgtatctataactaaaatacatctaaacaTATCTATTTTTttaacaagtattttcggacgaggGAAGTACAACCAATGATGAGCGGCTGGATGATTCTCTCCCTTCCTCTGCCGGACTGCAATTCTGATTCGGTATTGGGGCTTCACTTCCGAATCGAGCTCAGCTCTCTCTCGTCTCAATCGCACCTTCCTGCTATAAAAGGAGCACCAGACCCGCAAGTACGTACCGTGCAAACTCGTGAAGGAACACGTCCACCGCGGCCCTAGACCCTGTTCTTTTCCGCAGCCCGCCCGTGCACCCGCAGGCAGACATGGCCGCCGTGAAGGAGCACGTCCTGCTCAGCCAGCCGGACAAGCAGGTCCTGCTCGCCGAGATCCCGGCTTCAGGCGCGCGCGATCCGCAGCCGACGGTCACGCTCCGGCTGCTCGTCGAGCTGTGCAACGACTACGGCGCCGGCCCCGTGGACGTCGACACGATGGAGGACGTGGCCTGCCGCGTGCCGCTCGCCGACCTGGGCCGCCAGGGGGCGGCCGACCGGGCGTTCAAGGAGCTGGTGGCCCGGATCGACAACCCGGCGCTGCGCCCGGAGGTCGCCGCGGAGAccgcggcggccgcggcgcgcGTCCGGGCGAGGTGCGGGGCCGACGACCGCGACGGGCTCCGCGGCGTGGAGTTCCGCCTCCGCGTCGTGTTCATCGACGACGCgtccgaggaggcggaggaggacgacgacgagtgcGGGAGCGACATGGAGTTCGGGGAGTTCGATCTGAGCGGCGCGCGGAGCCTGCGCGGCCAGCAGACCGACGCCGGCTACGGCTACGActacgaggaggacgacgacgatgaagacggcTGCGGCGCCCAGTTCACTGTGCGCCCGTACCGCGGCGCCCTCGCGCGAGCGGGAGGAGGGGCGCCGTCGTCCCTGCTGCTGTCAGGCTTCGAGGCGCGCTCCGACGGGCCCGAGCTCACGGAGGAGCACGAGATGACGTCGTACGACATACAGCGCGTCGTGCGCAAggcgctgggcggcggcggcggcgggagcgtgGAGGACGACGAGGCCTACCGGCGCGCGCTGGACGGCGGCACGCCCGTGTCGCCGACATCGCGCGCCGCCATGGTCGGCCAGGCGCTGCAGTCcgcgaggcagcagcagcagcagcagcggtcgaAGTCGCCACGCCCAATCTTCCCGATGCGTACCGGATTCTGATGCGCGCCCGATTGGATTGCAAACCTGTGATGTAAATGATGATTGCAAACTCTTGTGTAGTTCGTGAAGGGCTGTTGCGATTTGTATGTCTGTAAACCTATTTTGTAGCCATCCATTGAAGTTCGATTCATTTCTTCTTGGTAGAAAATATGCAGCTGCATCTTACAATAGCCGAAGTAAATGTTAGTGAAGATGTGTTGATCTCTTGCGAGACGCATGTGATGATCTTGATCTGTTATCGAAATCATAAGAATTTGTTTACCGTTTTCTCTGATGATGAGGCAAATCACTAGAATACACAACTGGCAAGAATGTGATGATGATGTGATGGATTGCATTGCATTGCTGAATTCTCTGCATTGCAGAACTGTTGGGTATACAATTTGTAATGTAATATAAATACATGGAGGGGATAAATGTGGCATGTCGATGCATGCTTTTGTTAGTTTTGTTGCCTTATACATCATTTCTAAAGTCAGGAAATATCTGACAAAAACCTATGTCTCAATTTATATACACTTGTCATGAATCAGCCATGCTGTCGCCTTCGGTCGCTGGGCGCAGTTCTGGTTTCTGTTCTTGTTCCGGACTCCTGATCAAGAAAGTAGAATCCCCacataaaaaaagggaaaaagatcAAGAAAGTTAAATAATGGTACATAGTTGGTGTTTTGAGAGATCTCTCCTGAGCCATGAGGTTTCCCATTTAAACCCTGACATGAGGAGCTTTTAAAATATAGCTGCTAGACAGCGATTTGAGATGCAGTAGAGTCTGCAAAGAAGGTGTGCTTACATCCCAGAGTCCATTTTGACCGTGGTATGATTAGGCTCAGCACAAACAATTGCTTTGTCATCATCCACACTCTCCTGTGTAGGAAGAAACACAAATAAAGTAAACATGAAATGTTCAAGCAAATAAGTTATATCATAGAACTAACGCACCATTTTACTCAGATTGGCGGGATGCTGCACCGTCATTTTGGGGGCATTCAAAGGACTTCTCAGAGTACCCTGAAATTATCTGAGGTTAAGTAGTAGCGACGTAGCAAATTGCTAGCAGGTGTCATAAACATCAGCAGGTAATCGGTTAGGCAATTTGTAAACCAGTTAAATGTGAAGAATTTGGTTAGATTCACGCATGCTGCCTTTGCTTTTTTTTACATGCTTTaaaaaaacatactccctccgtccggaattacttgtcatcaaaatggatgtatctagaactaaaatacatctagatacatccatttcaatgacaagtatttccggacggagggagtaacaggcATCAAGGTTGCTAAAGTGAGGAAAGTACCTTATTTGCCCACATCAAGCCACAAGCATTACAGAGGGTCCTTGGGCCAGCCGGCCCCCGACGCATTGCTGGAGTAAGCCTTGAGTTGACGCCACAATTTTGACAACTAGGAAAGCAAACCAACATTAGCCCATAATAAACACAGGGAAAAACCTTCTGTGTATGAAGTGATGAAACGTGATTTGCACGTACACATGTCATCACAACTCACTCACTGGGATTCTCGGAAATGATCATCCTCGCCATCGGCTGCAGAGACACAAGCTGCAGAAGAACTTGCAGCATCACCAAAATCTACCCTTCCAGCAAACTGTCCTTTACGCCGTTTCATCCTGCCAGCAATAATTAATGAGTATATATTTTGTGCAATGTACTccgtctgtaaagaaatataagaccgtTTAGATCACTAAGGTAGTGatctaaatgatcttatatttctttagaggGAGTATGAAATAAATAATCCACAAAAAAATAATCTCAAGAGCAATCTCttgactactactccctccgtccgaaaatacttgtcagagaaatggataaaaatggatgtatctagaactagaatgtgtctagatacattcatttctccgacaagtatttccggacggagggagtagatatgaTTTTGTACCAGGAATAGTAAACAGAACATGACTACCTTCCAAGGTAACAGGAAATCATAACTGTAGAAATCCGAATTAGTTTCTTTATTCAGTGCTGACTCATGTAAGCAGCAACGTGATATTCTTTCTAAACAAGCAAACATCAAGAGCTTGATAACCAACTGCAATGAAGTGCTATAAAAATTGCCTTTGCTTATGAGGACTATGAAAACCTATAGCAACTACACACAAGTCGACTAGTAAGATGTACCAGAGCCAGACTGCTTTACTCCTAGTAAAAAAAAAGCCTCAGTGCACCAATATTCTCAGAATTAACATTGCATGATCCATATTTCCGTACTATTACATGTTACTAGTACTTAAACTTTTGCTCGGAGATTGGTGATTGAGGAGCTGTTCAACTTTTGCTCAGACATTGGTGATTGAGGAACTATTCAAGACTAACAAAATTGTCTCAGATTGATAGGCTAGACATGAAACCAAAGAGGCAGATGAATTAGGTAGAATTCTATATTTGTGCCAAAGAGGAATGTGGCATTGCGAATGCAGAAACCCTCATTAATGTGGTCTAAACGTGTGATTAATAATCAAGTCCTGCTTGCTTGTGCATAACGAATGCAGAAAGATGGAGTATATTCCATTCATATGATCTAAATGTGTGATGACTAATCAAATCCTGCTTGCTTCCATAATGTAAAAGAGCATTTGTACGCTAATAACTCTACGAAAGCACCTACAAGAGAATGGGCATGGATTGAGTCTGTACTTTTGGGCAACTTCCTTGCGCACTCCGTATCTTATTTTCTTATCAAAAcatctttccttcctcttctcacGGAACCTCATTAAGGAAGCAACCCTTTTGGCAGCCACAGTTGTACTCTGCAGACGTGAGACAAAGCTTAGAAACTAAAAGCATTCACACAACCTTGTTGTACAGATTCTACAGCGGATGGTACCTTTTCACCATATGCAGTAGGCCCAGCCATGCTTACTAAACCAGGAGGCACCTCACACCCTCCAAGCACCAACAGAGCAGCTTGAACCTGTATAGCACTAAGAAAATTAATCAAGTAAACCAATTACAAATGACCATGAACTGATCACCAGAAACACTTGGACGATGATTTAACAAACAGCGATTTGATCATGCAATCACCCTTGAAACGTAATATGGCTGCATCACAACTGACTCATGGTATGTCCAGAGACATCTCGCGCGGTGGTGCCTAGCATTTATAAGTGTAGTGTTGTATTTTTGGGGTGTTGGCCCTTACATGGGCTTGCACATAACTATTCCTTTGATCAATGCATCAAGGCTCAAAGTTTTTTGTGTTTTGTCAAAGGAAAAAAaaacacgcatgcacacgaacataGAAAATGGACTTCCATTTTTGTGCAATTCGGTATAACCACATAGGAGTGCATGGCCTACAAACATCATTAAGATGGTGAATCTTTTGTCGAAGAACCATCAAGAACCGTACCCTAACACTGAACTATGGCACCTGCAAAATCACTGACAGAGGGATGGCCACGCAAATTCAATAAGGAATAACGTCAAGCAGAATAAGAGAAGGAAATTTAAAAACACTACAAGGATAGCAACAGAACAGGGATGGAAGTTTCGGTTAGGTAACACACCCAAACTTTGATAATCTCCATAAGAAATTAAAAAAATCATTCAAAACAATC
Proteins encoded:
- the LOC123096024 gene encoding uncharacterized protein; the encoded protein is MAAVKEHVLLSQPDKQVLLAEIPASGARDPQPTVTLRLLVELCNDYGAGPVDVDTMEDVACRVPLADLGRQGAADRAFKELVARIDNPALRPEVAAETAAAAARVRARCGADDRDGLRGVEFRLRVVFIDDASEEAEEDDDECGSDMEFGEFDLSGARSLRGQQTDAGYGYDYEEDDDDEDGCGAQFTVRPYRGALARAGGGAPSSLLLSGFEARSDGPELTEEHEMTSYDIQRVVRKALGGGGGGSVEDDEAYRRALDGGTPVSPTSRAAMVGQALQSARQQQQQQRSKSPRPIFPMRTGF
- the LOC123096025 gene encoding GATA transcription factor 19, whose product is MAADGQDPPLADAAAAASGDDDAAAADALLSPASEQLTLLYQGEVYVFDPVPPQKVQAALLVLGGCEVPPGLVSMAGPTAYGEKSTTVAAKRVASLMRFREKRKERCFDKKIRYGVRKEVAQKMKRRKGQFAGRVDFGDAASSSAACVSAADGEDDHFRESHCQNCGVNSRLTPAMRRGPAGPRTLCNACGLMWANKGTLRSPLNAPKMTVQHPANLSKMESVDDDKAIVCAEPNHTTVKMDSGMSPEQEQKPELRPATEGDSMADS